In Cloacibacillus sp., the genomic window GATGAAGGGCTTCAGAAGAAATACCAGCAGCAGCGCGAAACCGACGTGCAGCGGCTTTATGACCATTCCCTGGACCGGTACGAAGGCGATATATATCTGCCCCGCGAGCCAGCACAGGGACACCCAAAAGGCCAGATGTTTACGTGTTTTTTCCAACTAAGACCATCCTTTCAAAACGATCTTACCTTCGGATCTTATTTAAAGACATTTCCAAAGTTAAAAGACAGGGGGAAAAGTTTGGCTAAAAACTCAATTCCCCCTGAGAACTACGTTATTAAAATCTCTCGCTGAGAACCGGTCCTATTTTATATATCCTTTTTCCTTATAATACTTGGCCGCACCGGGGTGGAGGGGAACGCCGCCAAGGTTCTCCGGGCTGCCGCCCTTTGAAGGCTCGAATTCCGCGAAGGCTTTGTGCCCTTTAACAAGCGCGTCCTTGCCCTCTACGACCGCCTTCGTGATCTTGTAGGCCGTTTCGTCGTCCATCTTATCGGTGACGGTGAGCGTCGAACGGTAGCCGGGGAGAATAAGGTCCGCGGTCTGCCCCTTAAAGCTGTCCTTCGGGAGCAGCGACTGCGTATAGCCGTACTTCTCAAGCTTTTTCAGGGAATCTTTGGAGATGGTGATCAGATCTATCTTGCCGAGCACCGCGAGCTCCGTGAAGGTGGGGTGTCCCTTGGAGAGGGCCTGGATAAAGACGTCGCAGCGGCCGTCCTTTATCACGTTTGTGATGGCTTCGAAGTCCATGTGGTCGACGGCGCCGCCCCATTTCTTTATATCGTCGTAGTTCATCCCCACCGCCTCAAGCACATGGGCGGCGGAGGCTTCGCCGGTCGTCCCGCGCTGGACCGTCATGAGACGGATCTTCTGCTTGTTCTTGACGATATCCTCCAGCGATTTGATACCGCTGCCCCTGCGGACCGCGATGCCGACATAAAACTGGTCAAGGCCGCCAACCAGGGTACGGATATTCCTTATCGGCTTGTCAAAGAGGACCTGTCCGTTCCAGGCCCAGAGGTTGTTATTGCCCATCGTGAGGGCGATGTTCATCTGGCCCTTTCCCAGCAGCTTGAGGTTGCCGATACCGCCGGCGATGGGGGCGGCGTCTATCTCCATACCGGGATAGGCCTTCTTTACCGCGTCCGCGATACATGCCGCCTGAACATACCATGTGCTGCCAACCTTATTGGAGCCGATCTTAAGATCCTGCGGGGCCGCGAAGCCGACTGTGCAGGCGAAAAGCACCGTCATTACAGATACAAGAACTCCGAAAATTACCTGACTACTCTTTTTCATTGAAACAGCCTCCTTATCCGATTTGGTGTTGCGGGATTTTATCCTAGTATTTAATAGCAATAGGGGATATCTTTTTCGACGGCGTTGGGTATCCAGCGGGGAACCGGCGGCACCAGCTGGCTCTCGTCCGGGACTCTCAGTTCGATAAGCACGGGACCCTGATACTCTATCGCCTCTTTCAGCGTTTCCGTTATCTTCTCGGGATCGTCAAGCTTATACGCCTTTACCCCGAAGGCCCTTGCGACTCCCGCGTAATCCACCACGCCAAAATCCGTGGCGAAGAAGTCGGAGCGGTAAACGTGGGCGGTCTCTCCCTTTATCCAGCCAAAGACGTTGTTGTTGCAGACTATCATCTTGACGTTGACTCCGAGGCGTGCGTATGTCTCAAGCTCTCCGCAGTTGAAGTGAAAGCTGCCGTCTCCGCCCAGCGCGATGATCGTATGGTCCGGATGCGCCACCGCCGCGCCGATGGCCGCGGGAAGGGCGTATTCCAGCGCCCCGTTGGAATAATTTGAGAGGAAAAGACGCCCCTGCTCCTTCTGCTTTATATAGGCCGCGGAGAAGATGCTGCCGACGCTCGGCTCCACGACGATATGGCTTTTTTCAGGAAGCAGCGCCTCAAGCTCCTTCATAAAACGGACCGGATGTATCGGCGACTGCGTCGATTTTACAAATTCGCGGAGGGACTCATCGAGCGCCTTCATCGCCGGCGCGGCCTCGCAGCTGTTTTCCGCGTTGGACTTAATTCCCTCGGCCTTTATCTTCTCAACCATCATCCCCACCGTGGCCTTGGCGTCGCCGAGGAGAACGACGTCGGTGCGGTAATTATTCCCCGCGTCCACGCCGTCGATGTTCAAATATATCACCTTCAGATCGCCGCTCTGCTTCGGAAGCTTCCAGGCGTCGGTGCCGGCGGAATCGGTGTTCGAACCGATGAAAAAGACAAGATCCGCCGTCTCGAGAAATTTGTTGGAATAGCTCGTGCCGCCTCTGGCGCCGATGAGGCGTATCGAAAGAGGGTGCGTCTCGGAGATCGTCCCCTTGCCCGTCATCGTACAGCCGACGGGGATATTGAGCTCCTCCGCAAGTGCCCGGACCTCGTCGCCCGCGTCCGAGATCAGCGCCCCCTGTCCGCAGACGATGACCGGACGCTTCGCGGCGGCCAGCAACTTCACCGCCCTGTCGATCTGCGAAAAATCGGCTACGGGGCGATAGGCCGGCCATTTGGCCATGCAGGGATCGGCATAGAGGTCGTCAACTTCGGCCTCTTCCGTATATACATCCATCGGCACCCTGATATGCACAGCTCCGGGACGTCCGGAGAGGGCGACACGGAAGGCCCTGCGGATGAGGAAGGGGATATCTTTAGCCTTCGTTATCAGAAT contains:
- a CDS encoding TAXI family TRAP transporter solute-binding subunit, translated to MKKSSQVIFGVLVSVMTVLFACTVGFAAPQDLKIGSNKVGSTWYVQAACIADAVKKAYPGMEIDAAPIAGGIGNLKLLGKGQMNIALTMGNNNLWAWNGQVLFDKPIRNIRTLVGGLDQFYVGIAVRRGSGIKSLEDIVKNKQKIRLMTVQRGTTGEASAAHVLEAVGMNYDDIKKWGGAVDHMDFEAITNVIKDGRCDVFIQALSKGHPTFTELAVLGKIDLITISKDSLKKLEKYGYTQSLLPKDSFKGQTADLILPGYRSTLTVTDKMDDETAYKITKAVVEGKDALVKGHKAFAEFEPSKGGSPENLGGVPLHPGAAKYYKEKGYIK
- a CDS encoding thiamine pyrophosphate-binding protein; amino-acid sequence: MKMSGAQIILEMLRLHEVKHVFGLPGETTLGFYREWLKCSDIEHILTHDERAAAYMAEAYAKVSGRVGISEAPSPGGSHPVPGVLESFTGAVPTICFTSDVPYNNDKRNMLSGFDQNRLYSAITKESILITKAKDIPFLIRRAFRVALSGRPGAVHIRVPMDVYTEEAEVDDLYADPCMAKWPAYRPVADFSQIDRAVKLLAAAKRPVIVCGQGALISDAGDEVRALAEELNIPVGCTMTGKGTISETHPLSIRLIGARGGTSYSNKFLETADLVFFIGSNTDSAGTDAWKLPKQSGDLKVIYLNIDGVDAGNNYRTDVVLLGDAKATVGMMVEKIKAEGIKSNAENSCEAAPAMKALDESLREFVKSTQSPIHPVRFMKELEALLPEKSHIVVEPSVGSIFSAAYIKQKEQGRLFLSNYSNGALEYALPAAIGAAVAHPDHTIIALGGDGSFHFNCGELETYARLGVNVKMIVCNNNVFGWIKGETAHVYRSDFFATDFGVVDYAGVARAFGVKAYKLDDPEKITETLKEAIEYQGPVLIELRVPDESQLVPPVPRWIPNAVEKDIPYCY